CGGTTGGAGCGACCTTGTCATTGATTGCTCCCTCTTCGGGTGCTGCTGCAATGATCACATCAACCGGAAGAGCCATGACCTCATCATTGGTCAGCTTCGGCAGACCTTTGTATCCGACAACCGACTTCGTCTTGTTCTTGTGTCCGCTAACTGCTGCAATGTCAAGACCATTTGCATCATAGACACCACCTTTGGAGTCAGTTACTGCGACAACGGTTGAGCCGAACATCTCCTGCACAAGTGTTGCTGCAAAGCTTCCGGCATTGCCGAAACCAAGAATTGCAACCTTTGCCTTGGACAGATCAATCTTCAGCTCCTTTGCTGCCTCACGCAAAGTGTACATTCCGCCTTTTGCGGTTGCATCACTGCGGCCGAGAGAACCGCCAACGACGAGCGGCTTACCGGTCAGAAGACCAAACTGGTTCTTACCATTGATGATCGAGTACTCGTCCATCATCCAGGCCATAATCTGACCGTCAGTGTAGACATCCGGTGCCGGAACGTCAGTGTCCGGACCAATGTTCTTCCACAGAGCACGGATATATCCGCGGCTCAGGCGTTCAAGTTCACCCTTGGACATCTCCTTCGGGTTACAGATGATACCTCCCTTGCCTCCGCCGAGCGGCAGACCAAGAACAGAACACTTCCAAGTCATCCATGCAGACAATGCACGAACGGTGTCAATGGTTTCTTCCGGGTGATAGCGGATACCGCCCTTGTACGGGCCGAGTGCATTATTGTACTGCACACGGAATCCCTGGAAAACCCGGGTCGTCCCATCATCCATCTTAACCGGGATGGAAACCTGAATCTGCCTCTGCGGCTGCATGAGGATGTCGACAACGCCCTGGTCGAGCTTGAGGATCTTTGCACAGTCCAAAAGCTGGTGCTGGGCCATTTCAAACGGGTTTACCTTCGACATGGTTTTTGCTTCCTGTCATTGGTGGTTCGCAATAAACATGTATCCTGACCACACTCTGACAAATGTAATGTTAGCTTTCTCCGATATAAAAGGTATTGGATTTCTGGTAATTTAGCCGTTAATTATCGTTCTAATTCAAAAAATATCGGAGAATTGGCAAAATCAGGAATACGGCTTCGAGCGGGTTTTTTCTATGCTATATGTTAGCATGCATTCTGTGATCACAGCACGCCCGATACCATTTTTCAGAGACAAACGCGCAAGGGGAGAAATGATGTTGTGTACTTACGTCCTGAGGTTTTTCC
The genomic region above belongs to Methanorbis furvi and contains:
- a CDS encoding Glu/Leu/Phe/Val dehydrogenase encodes the protein MSKVNPFEMAQHQLLDCAKILKLDQGVVDILMQPQRQIQVSIPVKMDDGTTRVFQGFRVQYNNALGPYKGGIRYHPEETIDTVRALSAWMTWKCSVLGLPLGGGKGGIICNPKEMSKGELERLSRGYIRALWKNIGPDTDVPAPDVYTDGQIMAWMMDEYSIINGKNQFGLLTGKPLVVGGSLGRSDATAKGGMYTLREAAKELKIDLSKAKVAILGFGNAGSFAATLVQEMFGSTVVAVTDSKGGVYDANGLDIAAVSGHKNKTKSVVGYKGLPKLTNDEVMALPVDVIIAAAPEEGAINDKVAPTVKAKVICELANGPTTPEGDAILHKNGVHVIPDFLCNAGGVTVSYYEMVQNMYMHYWSLDDVYAKLDTAMTASYHAVLAASKEYKINMRQAAYVVAVKRVVEAMKVRGWV